The following proteins come from a genomic window of Aquimarina sp. MAR_2010_214:
- a CDS encoding 3-hydroxyacyl-ACP dehydratase FabZ family protein, whose amino-acid sequence MVIEDIIQELPYSKPFLFVDEIMEIDDDHIKGNYTFLQDEYFYAGHFKDNPVTPGVILTECMAQIGMACFGIYLLKGEWNQADFGVAMTSSDINFYQPVYPKEKVTVIANKEYFRFSKLKCKVVMYNSKDVLVAKGIVAGVAFKK is encoded by the coding sequence TTGGTTATAGAAGATATTATACAAGAACTGCCCTATAGCAAACCCTTTTTGTTTGTAGATGAAATTATGGAGATTGATGATGATCATATCAAAGGAAACTATACGTTTCTGCAAGATGAATATTTTTACGCAGGACATTTTAAAGACAACCCTGTTACTCCAGGAGTGATCCTTACCGAATGTATGGCGCAAATCGGGATGGCATGTTTTGGGATTTATCTTTTAAAAGGAGAATGGAATCAAGCTGATTTTGGAGTAGCAATGACTAGTAGTGATATTAATTTTTATCAACCCGTTTATCCTAAAGAGAAAGTGACCGTAATAGCTAATAAAGAATATTTTAGATTTAGTAAGTTAAAATGTAAGGTGGTGATGTATAATTCTAAAGATGTGTTGGTTGCTAAAGGTATCGTGGCAGGAGTGGCATTTAAAAAATAA
- a CDS encoding alpha/beta hydrolase encodes MSIGYSLVKLVLRLKGEKKSWSQTPIDYRKKRKQDVHTPNTKLLLGSTFETKEICNSRVTSIVPREANTDVLLLYCHGGAFVYGPTRENWIAIAKIAKQAHSSAWMVDYPKAPENTIKTITESVYQVYLEAAKAYDPSRIILIGDSVGGNLIMTLTQRLLKEEYKLPNRLIAITPIVDASLTNPKIKEIDLIDPILSVKGVKSAKKMCAGQSSLKDRMISPVYGGFDNFPPVHLFTATNDICSPDQEILIDKIKEAQGLIEVIKGKGMPHIWPILPILSEAKIAINKIVSIINSAINNE; translated from the coding sequence ATGAGTATAGGGTATTCATTAGTGAAATTAGTTCTTAGGCTGAAAGGAGAAAAGAAATCCTGGTCTCAAACTCCTATTGATTATCGCAAAAAAAGAAAACAAGACGTACATACTCCTAATACAAAGCTTTTGTTAGGTAGTACGTTTGAAACCAAAGAGATATGTAATAGTAGAGTAACTAGTATTGTTCCAAGAGAAGCCAATACAGATGTATTATTATTGTATTGTCATGGTGGTGCTTTTGTTTATGGTCCGACTCGTGAAAACTGGATAGCAATCGCTAAAATCGCAAAACAAGCACATTCTAGTGCATGGATGGTAGATTATCCAAAAGCGCCGGAAAACACTATTAAAACGATAACAGAAAGCGTGTATCAGGTATATCTGGAAGCAGCGAAAGCATACGATCCTTCTAGAATTATTTTAATAGGTGATTCTGTAGGGGGAAATTTGATTATGACTCTTACACAGCGATTACTAAAAGAAGAGTATAAGCTTCCGAATAGGTTAATAGCAATTACACCAATAGTGGATGCCAGCTTAACAAACCCAAAAATTAAGGAAATTGATTTGATAGATCCGATTCTTAGTGTGAAAGGAGTGAAATCTGCAAAGAAGATGTGTGCAGGTCAATCTTCGCTAAAAGATCGGATGATTTCCCCTGTGTACGGCGGTTTTGATAATTTTCCACCAGTACACCTGTTTACTGCTACAAACGACATATGCTCTCCTGATCAAGAGATTTTAATAGATAAAATAAAAGAGGCACAAGGCTTAATAGAAGTTATTAAAGGAAAAGGAATGCCGCATATATGGCCAATATTACCGATACTATCTGAAGCTAAAATTGCTATAAATAAAATAGTATCGATTATTAACTCAGCTATAAATAATGAATAG
- a CDS encoding beta-ketoacyl synthase, whose protein sequence is MNRRRVVITGLGVVAPNGTSVSEFKKHVRDGVSGIHYIDNLNHLKFSCQIAGLPIYNNDYLNNYFNSIQLHGLNASGMEYGVIAGMDAWKDSKLPINDSETPLWDVGVIFGTGILGVDKFREAIYKVDEGKVRRLGSTTVTQTMASGISAFLGGMLGCGNVVTTNSSACSTGTEAILMAYDRICDGKAEIILAGSTNDSGPYVWGGFDAMRILPYKYNDNPTEASRPMSATASGFVPGSGAGALVIESLDSAQKRGATIYAEILGGHVNSGGQRKGGSMTAPNSEAVQHCIRKAVTNAEIDPGEIDAINGHLTATTMDSIEIQNWSIALGRKGQDFPYINSLKSMVGHCLAASGSIESVATVLQLKEDFIFGNINCEDLHPEIENMVSRDRIPTKTFDYSPKIIAKASFGFGDVNACVIFKKYS, encoded by the coding sequence ATGAATAGAAGGCGTGTAGTTATAACAGGTTTAGGTGTAGTTGCTCCAAACGGAACGAGCGTTTCAGAATTTAAAAAACATGTTCGTGATGGAGTAAGCGGTATACACTATATAGATAATTTAAATCATCTTAAGTTTTCATGTCAAATAGCTGGTTTACCGATATATAACAATGATTACTTAAATAATTACTTTAATTCAATTCAATTACATGGATTGAATGCTTCTGGTATGGAATACGGAGTTATTGCTGGCATGGATGCTTGGAAAGATTCCAAGTTACCTATCAATGATTCTGAAACACCTCTTTGGGATGTCGGGGTTATTTTTGGAACGGGAATATTAGGCGTAGATAAATTTCGAGAAGCCATTTATAAAGTAGATGAAGGTAAAGTAAGAAGATTGGGTAGCACTACAGTTACTCAAACTATGGCCAGTGGTATTAGTGCTTTTTTAGGAGGTATGTTAGGATGCGGAAATGTGGTTACCACTAATTCTTCGGCTTGTAGTACAGGAACTGAAGCTATTTTGATGGCTTATGACCGAATATGCGATGGTAAAGCAGAAATTATTCTGGCTGGTAGTACAAATGATAGTGGTCCTTATGTATGGGGAGGCTTTGATGCTATGCGTATTTTGCCGTATAAGTATAATGATAACCCAACTGAAGCTTCACGGCCTATGAGTGCTACAGCTAGCGGTTTTGTTCCAGGGAGTGGAGCAGGGGCTTTGGTTATCGAAAGTCTGGATAGTGCCCAAAAAAGAGGAGCTACAATCTATGCAGAAATTTTGGGTGGACATGTAAATAGCGGCGGGCAACGTAAAGGAGGAAGTATGACAGCTCCAAATAGCGAAGCAGTACAACATTGTATTCGTAAAGCAGTAACCAATGCAGAAATTGATCCGGGAGAAATCGATGCCATCAATGGTCACTTAACCGCCACAACAATGGATAGCATCGAAATACAAAATTGGAGTATTGCCTTAGGGCGAAAAGGGCAGGATTTCCCGTACATCAATTCACTTAAAAGTATGGTGGGACATTGCCTTGCGGCTTCTGGTAGTATAGAAAGCGTAGCAACTGTATTACAATTGAAAGAAGATTTCATCTTTGGGAATATAAATTGTGAAGATTTACACCCCGAAATTGAAAATATGGTATCCAGAGATCGAATTCCTACCAAAACCTTTGACTATTCTCCTAAAATTATAGCAAAAGCTAGTTTTGGGTTTGGAGATGTAAACGCTTGCGTTATCTTTAAGAAATACTCATAA
- a CDS encoding acyl carrier protein codes for MTKEELLSKLKTIITPYVQNEKGLNTLTENTDFIKDLEINSANLVDVVLDVEDEFDIEIDNDSMEKMLTIKASIAVIEDKLASK; via the coding sequence ATGACAAAAGAAGAATTACTTTCTAAATTAAAAACAATTATTACTCCGTATGTGCAAAATGAAAAAGGACTTAATACCCTTACCGAAAACACTGATTTTATAAAAGATCTGGAAATTAATTCTGCCAACCTGGTAGATGTAGTACTTGATGTAGAAGACGAATTTGATATTGAGATTGATAATGATTCGATGGAGAAGATGTTAACCATTAAGGCTTCAATAGCTGTGATAGAAGATAAATTAGCTTCCAAATGA
- a CDS encoding 4'-phosphopantetheinyl transferase superfamily protein has protein sequence MIGNDIVDLQLANHQSNWQRRGWLQKIFTKTELQYIYTSENIELQIWKFWSMKEAAYKAHQRRFNFFPKYNPKSYQCTLNGAVNVDNDVYKTITLSQDEYVYSIARISSDKGYYSSVYDKKVDVHSKLKEIITKKLNISSPLIYFRKNSRGVPIINIDEHSLELPISITHHGQYSACVVTF, from the coding sequence ATGATTGGTAATGATATTGTAGACCTTCAATTGGCCAATCATCAGAGTAATTGGCAGAGGAGAGGTTGGTTGCAAAAAATATTTACCAAAACAGAACTACAATATATTTATACTTCAGAAAATATAGAATTACAAATCTGGAAGTTTTGGAGTATGAAAGAGGCGGCATATAAAGCTCATCAGAGGCGATTTAACTTTTTTCCGAAGTACAATCCCAAAAGTTATCAATGTACGCTAAATGGCGCTGTAAATGTAGATAACGATGTCTACAAAACGATTACACTTAGCCAAGATGAATATGTGTATAGTATTGCAAGGATATCATCTGATAAAGGATATTACTCTTCAGTATATGATAAAAAAGTAGATGTACATTCTAAACTAAAAGAAATCATCACTAAAAAACTTAATATATCTTCACCATTGATTTACTTTAGAAAGAATAGTAGGGGAGTCCCGATAATAAATATTGATGAACATTCCTTAGAATTACCTATATCCATTACTCATCATGGTCAATATTCAGCATGTGTAGTCACTTTTTAA
- a CDS encoding pitrilysin family protein, whose amino-acid sequence MSFCTKALTLIAVFGMLYSCSNSEQKVTKEEISDTSPEFKIDYEKFTLDNGLEVILHKDDSDPIVAVATMMHVGSNREKPGKTGFAHFFEHMSFNDSENTPVGANRKLIPEWGGTRNGGTWNDGTVYYEVVPKDAFEKILWIDSDRFGYMINTVTEAALEREKQVVKNEKRQRVDNAPYGYTDEIIRKNLYPEGHPYSWTVIGSLPDLQSATLDDVKEFYNQFYGASNGSLVIAGDIDIDKTKELVKKWFGEIRKGSDVKPLEPMPVTLESSKSLYFEDNFAKLPELRMIYPTVEEYHKDTYALGILGKLLSGSKKSPLYKILVEEKKLAPNPRSFQRSSEIAGEFSFIVRANAETDLDSVKTAINNGLRRFEKEGFTDNELKRIKAELETQLYKGFSTVLNKAFQLVQDNEFKGDPGYISETAKLTNAVTRDDIMRVYTKYIKDKNYVMTSVVPKNQLNLAVTDAQEAKVWVEEVKQDVASEEVEQGEEAVYEKTPSLHDRSEPDFGELPLFKSPEVWTGELSNGMKLYGIENNELPLVSFDIIIPGGHLLDPIEKSGMSSFMTSMMMEGTATKTSAELEEAIGLLGASINITSGTEEIRLKASCLAKNFEETIGLIEEILLQPRWDEKEYTRLKQALQTNLKGREASPQAIASINFNKLLYGSQNILGLPNSGTLETTENISLDDIKTHYKNLSPQNATFHIAGNINKSRVKETLSSLASSWNTESVVIPKIEISEKDQAGHLYFIDVPESKQSVIFIGKLALSATNPEFNNLDYANEILGGGSSGRLFQTLRIQKGYTYGAYSVIRAQKNISPFFVVTSVRSNATLPSLKIIEEMITSYGESFSENDAEITKTKILKGSTRDYEALDDKLSILREMSKYNKPASFIEDDQKELIDMSELDFKSVISKHIEEDKMIYVVVGDKATQLEEVKKLNKVVIELDINGNKI is encoded by the coding sequence ATGTCATTTTGTACAAAAGCACTAACTTTAATTGCCGTATTTGGAATGTTATATTCTTGTTCTAATTCAGAACAAAAAGTTACTAAAGAAGAAATATCTGATACTTCTCCAGAATTTAAAATCGATTATGAAAAATTCACATTAGATAATGGTCTAGAAGTCATTCTACATAAAGATGATAGTGATCCTATTGTGGCAGTAGCAACTATGATGCACGTAGGATCTAATAGAGAAAAACCGGGTAAAACAGGTTTTGCACATTTCTTTGAACATATGTCTTTTAATGATTCAGAAAACACCCCTGTTGGCGCTAACCGAAAATTAATACCAGAATGGGGAGGAACAAGAAATGGTGGTACCTGGAATGATGGAACCGTATATTATGAAGTTGTACCAAAGGATGCTTTCGAAAAAATCCTGTGGATAGATTCTGATCGCTTTGGATATATGATCAATACGGTTACTGAAGCAGCTCTAGAAAGAGAGAAACAAGTCGTTAAAAATGAAAAAAGACAACGAGTTGATAATGCTCCTTATGGATATACCGATGAAATTATTCGTAAAAACCTATATCCAGAAGGACATCCTTATAGTTGGACAGTCATTGGATCACTTCCAGATCTGCAATCAGCAACTCTAGATGACGTAAAAGAATTTTATAATCAATTCTATGGGGCTAGTAATGGTTCATTAGTAATAGCAGGAGATATTGATATTGATAAGACCAAAGAATTGGTTAAAAAATGGTTTGGAGAAATTAGAAAAGGATCAGATGTTAAACCTTTAGAACCAATGCCTGTTACTCTAGAAAGTAGTAAATCTTTATATTTTGAAGATAACTTTGCAAAGCTTCCAGAACTTAGAATGATATATCCTACAGTAGAAGAGTATCATAAAGATACATATGCTTTGGGTATTTTGGGTAAATTATTAAGCGGAAGTAAAAAATCACCTTTATATAAGATTCTTGTTGAAGAAAAGAAACTGGCACCTAATCCTCGAAGTTTTCAGAGATCTAGCGAGATTGCCGGTGAGTTTTCATTCATAGTACGAGCAAACGCTGAGACAGATTTAGATAGTGTTAAAACAGCTATAAACAATGGATTGCGACGTTTTGAAAAAGAAGGATTTACTGATAATGAACTCAAAAGGATCAAAGCCGAGCTCGAAACTCAATTATATAAAGGATTTAGCACCGTACTTAATAAAGCATTTCAATTGGTTCAGGATAATGAATTTAAAGGAGATCCTGGTTATATTTCAGAAACTGCCAAATTAACGAATGCGGTTACTCGTGATGATATCATGCGAGTCTATACCAAATATATCAAAGATAAAAACTATGTTATGACCAGCGTAGTACCAAAAAATCAATTAAACCTTGCTGTCACAGATGCTCAAGAAGCTAAAGTATGGGTAGAGGAAGTGAAACAAGATGTTGCCAGTGAAGAAGTAGAACAAGGAGAAGAAGCAGTATATGAAAAAACACCGTCTTTACATGATAGAAGTGAGCCTGATTTTGGAGAATTACCATTGTTTAAATCTCCAGAAGTATGGACAGGAGAATTATCAAACGGAATGAAGCTGTACGGTATAGAAAATAACGAGTTGCCACTAGTTAGTTTCGATATTATAATTCCGGGTGGACATTTATTAGACCCAATAGAGAAATCAGGAATGTCTAGTTTTATGACTAGTATGATGATGGAAGGTACAGCTACAAAAACTTCGGCAGAGTTAGAAGAAGCTATTGGATTATTAGGGGCATCAATCAATATTACTAGCGGAACAGAAGAAATACGTTTGAAGGCCTCTTGTTTAGCTAAAAACTTTGAAGAGACTATAGGGTTGATCGAAGAGATATTATTACAACCACGGTGGGATGAGAAAGAGTATACTCGTTTAAAACAAGCCTTACAGACTAATTTAAAAGGTAGAGAAGCTAGTCCGCAAGCTATTGCTTCGATTAATTTTAATAAATTATTATATGGAAGTCAGAATATTTTAGGACTCCCAAATTCTGGAACATTAGAAACCACAGAGAATATTTCTTTGGATGATATTAAAACTCATTACAAAAATCTATCGCCTCAAAATGCAACTTTTCATATTGCAGGAAATATAAATAAGAGTAGAGTAAAAGAAACATTATCATCGCTTGCTTCTAGCTGGAATACTGAAAGTGTAGTAATTCCCAAAATAGAAATCTCAGAAAAAGATCAAGCCGGTCATTTGTACTTTATAGATGTACCAGAATCTAAACAATCAGTTATATTTATTGGCAAATTAGCATTATCAGCAACAAACCCTGAGTTTAATAATCTAGATTATGCCAACGAAATTTTAGGAGGTGGGTCCAGCGGAAGATTGTTTCAAACATTGCGTATTCAAAAAGGGTATACTTACGGGGCATATTCGGTAATTAGAGCACAAAAGAACATCTCTCCATTTTTTGTAGTAACAAGTGTGCGTTCAAATGCCACACTACCATCTCTCAAGATTATAGAAGAAATGATAACTTCTTATGGTGAAAGTTTTAGTGAGAATGATGCAGAAATCACAAAAACTAAGATTTTAAAAGGGAGTACTAGAGATTATGAAGCATTGGATGATAAGTTAAGTATCTTAAGAGAGATGAGTAAGTATAATAAACCGGCCTCGTTTATAGAAGATGATCAGAAAGAGCTTATTGATATGAGTGAATTAGATTTTAAATCAGTTATATCCAAGCATATTGAAGAAGATAAAATGATTTATGTTGTTGTAGGAGATAAAGCCACTCAATTAGAAGAAGTTAAAAAATTGAATAAGGTAGTCATCGAGTTAGATATTAACGGAAATAAGATATAG
- a CDS encoding YceI family protein, with amino-acid sequence MRTFLYIFIGIIYVQGFGQDIIPNTTQLPTSTTSDYALINDYQGIIFDKEKSRVSFDFIEDKTSGTIAGLDFKINFNPQDPENATFKGTALITTLDTDNFLRDGHLMWEKFFYRKKYPKISFTSTHVVSFDKNIYKVIGNLTIKGIQKEIILTFSLDDKKLLGKTTIHTSDFGVNIHDEREKNKLDIRFYFPILQ; translated from the coding sequence ATGAGAACTTTTCTCTATATTTTTATTGGTATCATTTATGTGCAAGGATTTGGGCAAGATATTATCCCTAATACCACACAGTTACCAACTAGTACAACTTCTGATTATGCATTAATCAATGATTATCAAGGTATTATTTTTGACAAAGAAAAGTCAAGAGTATCTTTTGATTTTATAGAAGATAAAACTTCTGGTACCATTGCAGGATTAGATTTCAAAATTAATTTCAATCCTCAAGATCCTGAAAATGCAACTTTTAAAGGTACAGCACTTATTACTACACTAGATACCGATAATTTTTTACGTGATGGACACTTAATGTGGGAAAAATTCTTCTATAGAAAAAAGTACCCAAAAATAAGTTTTACGAGTACTCATGTAGTTTCTTTTGATAAGAATATCTATAAAGTCATAGGTAATCTTACTATTAAAGGAATACAAAAAGAAATTATTCTCACGTTCTCTCTTGATGATAAAAAACTATTAGGAAAAACTACTATCCACACTAGTGATTTTGGAGTAAATATTCATGATGAGCGTGAAAAGAATAAATTAGATATTCGATTCTATTTTCCAATACTTCAATAA
- a CDS encoding multidrug effflux MFS transporter: MQKNKFAQFEFVTLMASLMSIVALAIDALLPALDIIGITIGTTQIADNQLLITMIFLGLGIGPLIFGPISDSLGRKPVVYVGFALFIIASFICVFATSIEMMVLGRILQGIGLSAPRTIAIAMIRDIYSGDYMARIMSFITVVFILVPIIAPALGKFILDHYDWQTIFYVQMVFSILVSFWFWKRQAETLEISKRIKFTSTIFMDGLKELVQYKTTIGYTLISGFIVGSFMVYLSTSQQIFEQQYQLKEEFPYIFGLLAFSIGSAIFLNGTLVLKYGMEKLVTTSLFAFFGISLLYIILFYNSSNPSVEILLLFFGMQFFAIGFLFGNLRALAMQPVGHIAGIGAAITGFVSTMMAVPISTYIGRFVLGTTLPLFIGFLVCAILSIIILLYLKVSVKRQKIND; the protein is encoded by the coding sequence ATGCAAAAAAATAAGTTCGCTCAGTTTGAATTTGTAACCCTTATGGCATCTTTAATGTCTATTGTTGCTTTGGCTATAGATGCTCTTTTACCAGCACTTGATATTATAGGAATTACTATTGGTACTACGCAGATAGCAGATAATCAATTGTTAATTACTATGATTTTTCTTGGCCTTGGTATTGGTCCATTAATTTTTGGGCCAATATCAGATAGTTTAGGGAGAAAACCTGTTGTGTATGTGGGGTTTGCGCTCTTTATTATTGCAAGCTTCATCTGTGTTTTTGCTACAAGTATAGAAATGATGGTATTAGGTCGAATTCTACAAGGTATTGGACTATCAGCACCCAGAACTATTGCTATTGCCATGATTCGAGATATCTATAGCGGAGATTATATGGCACGTATCATGTCATTTATCACCGTAGTATTTATTTTAGTGCCTATTATTGCCCCCGCATTGGGAAAATTTATATTAGATCATTATGATTGGCAAACGATATTTTATGTACAAATGGTGTTTAGTATACTAGTATCTTTTTGGTTTTGGAAACGACAAGCTGAAACCTTAGAAATATCTAAACGTATTAAATTTACATCTACTATTTTTATGGATGGCCTTAAAGAATTAGTACAATACAAAACGACCATTGGATATACCCTTATTTCGGGCTTCATTGTGGGGTCTTTTATGGTTTATCTAAGTACTTCGCAACAAATTTTTGAACAGCAATATCAGTTAAAAGAAGAATTTCCATATATATTTGGTCTTTTAGCATTTTCAATAGGTTCTGCTATTTTCTTAAATGGAACGCTTGTTTTAAAATATGGTATGGAGAAATTGGTTACCACTTCTCTATTTGCATTTTTTGGGATTTCTCTGTTATACATCATATTATTTTATAACTCTTCAAATCCAAGCGTAGAAATTTTATTACTATTCTTCGGAATGCAATTTTTTGCTATTGGGTTTTTATTCGGAAATTTAAGGGCTTTAGCCATGCAACCTGTTGGTCATATTGCAGGTATAGGTGCTGCAATTACGGGTTTTGTTTCTACAATGATGGCAGTTCCAATCAGTACCTATATCGGAAGATTTGTTTTGGGTACTACCCTACCTCTTTTTATTGGGTTTTTGGTATGTGCCATACTTTCTATTATTATCCTTTTGTACTTAAAAGTATCTGTAAAGCGACAAAAGATTAATGACTAA
- a CDS encoding DUF4251 domain-containing protein, with the protein MKTLFLIFTSCLLISCGSSQNMEVSTNESKVLDELVAQKRLEIISDWASPIASASLNELTNSVLFPPGSTASNISLSGNLNHFRMIGDSISIYLPYYGERQISAGFNNKSNNIEFDGVPEHVKVTYNEKKQRYLMNFKIRNATEWLRVSVTLYPNLRSDIIIHSNYRTSIRYRGNVLKLEEKNNTAVSNN; encoded by the coding sequence ATGAAAACTCTTTTTTTAATATTTACAAGCTGTTTGCTAATCAGTTGTGGAAGTTCTCAAAATATGGAGGTATCTACAAATGAAAGTAAGGTTTTAGATGAATTGGTAGCACAAAAAAGGCTAGAGATTATATCGGATTGGGCATCACCAATAGCTAGTGCTAGTCTTAATGAATTGACCAATAGCGTATTGTTTCCTCCAGGAAGTACAGCGAGTAATATAAGTTTATCAGGAAATTTAAATCATTTTAGAATGATTGGAGATAGTATATCGATCTATTTACCGTATTATGGAGAACGCCAAATATCTGCAGGTTTTAATAATAAGAGCAATAACATAGAATTTGATGGCGTACCAGAGCATGTTAAAGTTACATACAATGAGAAAAAACAAAGGTACTTGATGAACTTTAAAATTAGGAATGCTACAGAATGGCTTAGAGTATCAGTGACACTATATCCAAATTTGAGAAGTGATATTATAATACATAGTAATTACCGAACATCAATACGATATAGAGGTAATGTATTAAAACTCGAAGAGAAAAATAATACTGCAGTATCTAATAATTAG